The Methanococcoides methylutens MM1 genome has a window encoding:
- a CDS encoding RNA-binding domain-containing protein encodes MISEQLKSIIRDGEGLTVEFKESRSKLNKDVYDSICSFLNRNGGHIVLGVRDDGTITGIDVDALPQIKKDLVTALNNPQKINPPLYILPETLEINGKIVLYLNIPESSQVHSCNGKIFDRNEDGDMNITNQSDAVAHLYIRKQSSFSENRIYPYVRLEDLRSDLFQRVRKMVRAENPNHPWSVMTGEELLKSARLYQRDYQSGKEGYTLAAVLLFGKDEVIQSILPQYRTDAILRRVNLDRYDDRDDIRTNLIESYDRLMAFVAKHLPDPFYLEKDQRISLRDNIFREVAANILIHREFLNNYPAKFIIEQDQVITENGNRPHGHGLINPSNFTPYPKNPVIARFFKEIGRAEELGSGVRNLHKYTRIYSGGNDTQFIEGDIFKTIIPVTPQATQQATQQATQQATQQAEKQELIIDFCEKPRTTSEIMEFLQLKDREHFRSKILKPLIESGTLHMTIPDKPSSPKQKYYSQIGD; translated from the coding sequence ATGATCTCGGAGCAATTGAAAAGCATCATCAGGGATGGTGAAGGGCTTACTGTGGAATTTAAAGAATCCAGGAGTAAGTTGAACAAGGATGTGTATGACAGCATTTGTTCATTCTTAAACCGAAATGGTGGGCATATTGTTCTTGGAGTCCGGGATGACGGGACAATTACGGGAATAGACGTTGATGCATTGCCACAGATCAAAAAGGACCTCGTAACCGCATTGAACAATCCGCAGAAGATCAATCCTCCTCTCTATATTTTGCCGGAAACGCTTGAGATCAACGGGAAGATCGTTCTTTACCTGAATATTCCTGAGAGCTCTCAGGTTCATTCCTGTAATGGGAAGATATTTGACAGGAACGAAGACGGGGATATGAATATAACCAATCAGTCTGATGCTGTGGCTCATTTGTACATCCGAAAACAGAGCTCATTCTCTGAAAATCGGATTTATCCTTACGTAAGGCTGGAAGATCTCAGAAGTGATCTCTTCCAAAGGGTAAGAAAGATGGTCCGTGCAGAAAACCCAAATCACCCATGGAGCGTCATGACTGGCGAAGAGCTTCTGAAAAGTGCACGTTTGTATCAGAGGGATTACCAGAGCGGGAAAGAAGGTTACACACTGGCAGCAGTCCTGTTGTTTGGAAAAGATGAAGTGATCCAGAGCATCCTTCCTCAATATCGAACTGATGCAATCCTTCGAAGAGTAAATCTTGATCGTTATGATGACCGGGATGACATCCGCACTAACCTGATAGAGAGCTACGATCGTCTGATGGCTTTTGTTGCCAAGCACTTGCCGGATCCGTTTTATCTCGAAAAAGATCAGAGGATCAGCCTGCGTGATAACATTTTCAGGGAAGTCGCTGCAAACATACTCATCCACAGGGAATTCCTGAATAATTACCCTGCAAAGTTCATAATTGAACAGGACCAGGTCATAACCGAAAACGGAAACCGTCCTCACGGACATGGACTGATAAATCCTTCCAACTTCACCCCTTATCCTAAAAATCCGGTAATTGCCCGCTTTTTCAAGGAGATCGGTAGAGCGGAAGAACTGGGTTCTGGAGTTCGTAATCTCCATAAATATACCAGAATTTATTCTGGAGGTAACGATACACAATTTATCGAAGGAGATATTTTCAAAACGATTATTCCTGTTACTCCTCAAGCTACCCAGCAGGCTACCCAGCAGGCTACCCAGCAGGCTACCCAGCAGGCTGAAAAACAGGAATTGATCATCGACTTTTGTGAAAAACCTAGAACAACAAGTGAAATAATGGAATTTTTACAATTAAAAGATAGGGAACATTTCCGATCAAAAATATTGAAACCTCTAATTGAATCTGGCACTCTTCACATGACAATTCCGGACAAGCCAAGCAGTCCAAAACAAAAATATTACTCGCAAATCGGGGATTGA
- a CDS encoding sacsin N-terminal ATP-binding-like domain-containing protein: MNDTIYDLIRDENIGLYGTAVNEYGPTLLTELYSEKTHFIYELLQNAEDAYERLGKKESKHPKSVHFELYPNRLEVRHNGIPFDEEDIKGICRLARGTKRQDISQIGKFGIGFKSVYAYTKSPEVYSGDYCFCINNYVHPHLIDQRYDVKSDQTLFIIPFNNDTIDSNESYLEIKSKLTNLGLRTLLFLKNIDEITWKVDGLDGKYYKKSNDESLFSWISLYSESNINIESREKWLKFSKTISIEDRKKSTVQIAYLVQTNKKSKKEHIVPANDTNLVVFFPTEKKTDLNFLIQGDFQTTTSRDNIYKNDWNKLLIKEIAILTAESLSKVKEMDLLDLSFLQTLPLDAETFEDDSTFLPVFQKVKEKLLGEEAFLPSYSGGYITAAKSVLASTQSLRELLSSTQLSILLRHENLQWLDGSITKDKTPLLKTYLVDELSIPEIDPDKFSRDFSVKFIEKQSDDWIKKFYAFLLDQKALWKKSYYSQGPLLFKNIIRLDNDAHVTPFDNNGKPNAYFPSEFRQRFPTIKDEIANDSKAKEFLENLGLLKPDKVAGVFDIILPLYSCNSISSINEKEHLQHIEWISSTIMSPADSERTEELLDALKLTPILYARNICTGDISFRKPSEIYLGELFTGNKDIDIFFEGNPDIWILDDLYSDLDIDITFYYKLGCISKIDNKCRSSSWNGYVTICNVHGWHKRGLDGFDPDFEIEGLQFALNSITVEKAIILWNLLKKNYKNISGIVETSTRKEYSNSTKSEKYSKSGDLLIENSWVPDKDHKFHNTSELMLSDLPKEFETESSDAKALAEKLNFKSGFEQQAEQYLKEKYPEIGEIISEIQSRKFTDGERKKVIEFIRSMDEIKDNSKKSSASEIRNKFEKSLTKGLESSVEDDEKLGWSSISPDEEDSVRENYGGKLSDRFNKTKIQQKKEIIKTSKIIDSIDPKYFLLEQYNGNCQLCNTKLNLGSNKQPYFEIFRLVEAKNTHDWANMEFNVICLCPNCHALMKHHPQRDLTNILEIAEKVLNYEVAPEEVEERMGDYYIVDVVVAGQMKHMYYTPVHMQKISAFIEKTNDESFA, encoded by the coding sequence ATGAACGATACCATTTATGATCTTATAAGGGACGAAAATATTGGACTTTATGGTACGGCTGTTAATGAATATGGACCTACATTGCTGACAGAGCTCTATAGTGAAAAAACCCATTTCATTTATGAACTTCTCCAGAATGCCGAAGATGCTTATGAGAGGTTAGGGAAAAAAGAATCTAAACATCCCAAATCGGTTCATTTTGAATTATATCCTAATCGATTAGAGGTTCGTCATAATGGAATACCATTTGATGAAGAAGATATTAAAGGAATTTGTAGACTAGCTAGAGGAACTAAAAGGCAAGATATATCTCAAATCGGAAAGTTTGGTATTGGTTTTAAATCTGTTTATGCATACACAAAATCTCCAGAAGTGTACAGTGGAGATTACTGTTTCTGCATTAATAATTATGTTCACCCACATTTAATAGACCAAAGATATGATGTGAAAAGTGATCAAACTCTTTTTATCATACCTTTTAACAATGATACTATTGATTCTAATGAGTCATATTTGGAGATAAAGTCTAAATTAACTAATTTGGGTTTAAGAACACTCTTATTTCTAAAAAACATAGATGAAATTACTTGGAAAGTTGATGGATTAGATGGAAAATATTACAAAAAATCAAATGATGAATCTTTGTTTTCATGGATCAGTCTATATTCTGAATCAAACATAAATATAGAAAGTAGAGAAAAATGGCTCAAATTTAGCAAAACAATTTCTATTGAAGATAGAAAAAAATCAACTGTACAAATTGCATATTTAGTTCAAACTAATAAAAAGTCAAAAAAAGAACATATTGTTCCAGCTAATGACACTAATTTGGTAGTTTTTTTCCCCACTGAGAAAAAAACAGATCTTAATTTTCTTATTCAGGGAGACTTTCAAACAACGACTTCTAGAGATAATATCTACAAAAACGACTGGAATAAATTGTTAATTAAGGAAATTGCTATTCTTACTGCTGAAAGTTTAAGTAAAGTTAAAGAAATGGATTTGCTTGACTTATCATTTTTGCAAACTCTTCCTTTAGATGCCGAAACATTCGAAGATGATTCTACGTTTTTACCTGTATTTCAAAAAGTAAAAGAAAAATTACTTGGTGAAGAAGCATTCCTTCCTTCATATAGCGGGGGATATATAACTGCAGCAAAGTCAGTATTAGCAAGTACACAATCATTAAGAGAACTGTTATCTTCAACCCAGCTTAGCATTTTGTTGCGTCATGAGAATCTTCAATGGCTTGATGGAAGTATAACAAAAGATAAGACTCCCCTACTTAAAACTTATTTGGTAGATGAACTTTCAATTCCTGAAATTGATCCTGACAAATTTTCAAGGGATTTTTCTGTAAAATTTATTGAAAAACAGTCTGATGATTGGATCAAAAAATTCTATGCTTTTCTTCTAGATCAAAAAGCACTCTGGAAAAAGAGCTATTATTCTCAAGGACCCCTTCTTTTTAAGAATATTATTAGATTAGATAATGATGCACATGTGACCCCTTTTGATAATAATGGTAAACCAAATGCTTACTTTCCCTCTGAATTCAGACAACGTTTCCCTACAATCAAAGATGAAATTGCTAATGATTCAAAAGCAAAGGAATTTTTAGAAAATTTAGGTTTGTTGAAACCTGACAAAGTGGCGGGAGTGTTTGATATAATACTACCTTTATATAGCTGCAATTCGATTTCATCAATTAATGAAAAAGAGCATCTACAGCATATAGAGTGGATTTCAAGTACGATAATGTCACCAGCAGATTCAGAAAGAACAGAAGAATTGTTAGATGCATTAAAATTAACTCCAATATTATATGCAAGAAATATCTGTACTGGAGATATTTCATTTCGAAAACCTTCTGAAATTTATCTTGGTGAATTATTTACAGGTAACAAGGATATTGATATCTTCTTTGAAGGAAATCCAGATATCTGGATTTTAGATGATCTATATTCTGATCTTGACATTGACATAACTTTTTATTATAAGTTGGGGTGCATATCTAAAATAGATAATAAATGTCGAAGTTCTAGCTGGAATGGGTATGTAACAATTTGCAATGTACATGGATGGCATAAAAGAGGTTTAGATGGCTTTGATCCAGATTTTGAAATTGAAGGTTTACAATTTGCGTTGAACAGCATTACTGTCGAGAAAGCGATTATTTTATGGAATCTTTTAAAGAAAAATTATAAAAACATCTCTGGAATTGTTGAAACTTCAACTCGTAAAGAGTATTCTAATTCTACAAAATCAGAAAAATACTCTAAATCTGGGGACTTGTTAATTGAAAATTCCTGGGTTCCAGACAAAGATCATAAATTCCACAATACATCTGAATTGATGCTCTCTGATTTACCAAAAGAATTCGAAACAGAAAGTTCAGACGCAAAAGCTCTTGCAGAAAAACTTAATTTTAAAAGCGGATTTGAACAACAAGCGGAGCAGTATTTGAAAGAGAAATATCCAGAAATTGGAGAAATCATTTCAGAAATACAATCACGAAAATTTACTGATGGTGAAAGAAAGAAAGTTATAGAATTCATAAGGTCAATGGATGAAATCAAAGATAATTCGAAGAAATCATCAGCCTCTGAAATTAGAAATAAATTTGAAAAATCGCTTACTAAAGGACTGGAGTCATCTGTCGAAGATGATGAAAAATTAGGTTGGTCTAGTATATCTCCAGATGAGGAAGATTCCGTTCGTGAAAATTATGGGGGAAAACTTTCTGATCGTTTTAATAAAACTAAAATTCAACAAAAAAAGGAGATTATAAAAACTAGTAAAATAATCGATTCAATTGACCCAAAATATTTTTTGCTTGAACAATACAATGGAAATTGTCAGCTTTGTAATACAAAATTAAATTTAGGTTCTAATAAGCAACCATATTTTGAAATTTTTAGGTTGGTTGAGGCAAAAAACACTCATGATTGGGCAAATATGGAGTTTAATGTTATTTGTTTATGTCCTAATTGCCACGCTTTGATGAAACATCATCCCCAAAGAGATTTGACTAATATTTTAGAAATAGCTGAAAAAGTCCTGAACTATGAAGTTGCTCCTGAAGAAGTTGAAGAGAGAATGGGTGATTATTATATAGTTGACGTAGTGGTTGCAGGGCAGATGAAACACATGTATTATACACCTGTGCATATGCAGAAAATATCAGCGTTTATAGAAAAAACCAATGATGAAAGCTTTGCTTAA